The sequence AGAAACGCCTGTGAAAGTGCGAAGAACCGTCACTAATGTGGGCGACACGCCTGGCCGTAGTGCAGTCTCCAGCCGGTGTTAAGATGGAAGTGCAGCCATCTGTTCTACACTTCAGGGCTTCCGGCGAGAAGCTTAACTTTGAGGTGACGTTCACGCCGCTTCACAAGGTGCAAGGAGGCTTCACGTTCGGAAGCTTGACTTGGGTTCATCGACGTGGGAAGAATTCGGTACGAATTCCTATCGCAGTTCGGGTCATCATTCGTGATTTCTTCTCCGACACCTCCTAAGATTTAATCCCATTGTTTGCCACTGCTTACGCATTCAAGACAGGAAATAATGTTATGTTGGATACATGAAATAAACCTTTTCACATAATAGTAAGTACATATACGTAGCATTTAGGAAAACATTTGGGTGTATCTGGAATCATTTGAAAACCAAGTGATAATGTCTATCCTATTATGGATAAATTTCATGTTAATGGGAGGAATCCATACAATACATCTCTCTATTTTGATTGTCTTAAGTGAAAATTTGGTTATGTAAATTGGAGCTGGAGTCCGAGctaatcttcttcctcttccataTTTGTCTTTTGATTATGTTAGGATGATTGAATCCAAAATACATCTAATCCTATAAATATATTGGGGGTGTATTTGATAAAACTCCTCTAATACTTAAGTTAGTTTGACAATTGATGCATTTACAATACGCTAAGAGTGATAAGTCAAAAGTACTAAAAGAATGTTACTCTTTTTTTAGGAATCCATATGATAGAGCTTTTTATAACGTAAATTTTGGATCATTATACTCGCGAACATGAATTGATGTTGGATATGTATATTCTTTAATCTAGGTAAAATTGTTTTGCatcaaatccaaaaaatatatactaGACACGATAGAGTCATTAACATTTAGAGATCATGACTACATCTTTCATACTTGATGGAAGTGGCATCGATGTGTCATCCTTCTGACATCGATATGTGGGTACTTCCAGATGTCTATCACATGACTATAAGTGGCATCAATGTGTCATCCTTGAGATATCCGTCATTTAGTTCTAAagtataaatcacttgattataaGGTGTCAGAATCATCTTTTTTTAGgtattgattattttattatatcacATTGATCTCTCAATTATATCGACATGATTGATTTGATAAAGTTGGCTAAGGTGACTTTAGATGTGAAGAAAAGGTATTGGCATAACAATGATTGAACATTTTATCGTCCATCAAATACTAAAAAAGAATGACCCAGGACATCACGTAGGATGTAGGAacaatcttgatttttttttttttcggataAGGATAATAAGAAACAATAATTGTATAAGGAACTGCTGCAAATAAAAATCCACGCAATAGCATTTGGCGTGAAGACTTCAAGTTTTGGGTTTGGACTCTCTTGAATCTTTGGTGTCTTAACGTTTTATGTAAAGTATATTACTTTATGGGTGAGTGAATGGCCGACATTAGAAAGTTGGACGTCGACATGGATGGAAAGAAATATCACGTTAACAGTGGATGCTTTTTTTTATCATCTTCTTTTCATGACATCAATTGGTGGCTACTCCATCAAATGAGAATCGAAGCCACGTCCGATGTAACCAATGAGAACAATAAGCCATGGATCTGAATGCCCCTGTTTGAGTCTTCAAATTGCAAATTAATATACGGAGGTATATATTTCTTAtaggtgaatatatatatatatatatatatatgcagtaaATATTTTCCtacaagatataaaaaaatattagagatCCTCTAACATTCGTTGGCTGACATAAGTTTCTGATAGATGAATGACTCTTAACattgattattattatataattaaaaataggtTATATAAGCACGATTCAAAGTTAGGATCTTATAATGATCTATTAAAATTTTACCCAACTAAACTGACAAGTGAGTGACGTCTCATTTAGAGCCATTTGATTCATTGTCCTTTTTGCACCTATGGCATAGTAGATTATTTTTCATTCCAAATTAGGATAAATTCGGATATGAAAGATACCGGTGATGTGTGTTGCACGACTAATATGATATATTTCCCTtatcatataataaaataatatccatTTATTTTCATTAGTCTTTCATGTCAACAAAGTTATCCTTGGCTTAATTCATCACAAACAAGCTATCATTGACCATCACCACCATCGGTCATGTGGCCTCATAGGCTTATAAGTAGCGCCATTGCAGCAACGCTTCTCCTCCACAGCCACATGCAAGATGGGTTACCAGCATCTTCTATCCTCTATGCTTCTACTTCTCATCCTTTCAAGCTTCATCCAAATGGCAGCACTTGGACATACACCATCATCGACCAAGGTCCATGAGCGTCTCTCTATCATCTTAACATTTGATGTCCACGGACTAACATCTCAACGGTCTCTTCTGTGTAGCTTCTGTACATAGTGTACATGGGAGAGAGGCAACACGAAGATCCAGACCTCGTGACTACGTCGCACCATCATATGCTGTCTTCCGTACTGGGGAGGTATGCATTTTTTGCACCATATATAGTTTGTGTTCGTTTCATCTTTCTGTCATATATGCTCGATTACAGGTTATTCTAATTGGTGATTCAGCAAGGAGGAAGCCGTGAGTTCAATTGTCTACAGCTATAAACATGGCTTCTCGGGCTTTGCAGCCATGCTTACAGAATCTCAAGCAGACAAAATTGCAGGTTCTTCCTTCTTCAATTTCAGGCCTATTTTACCAGTGACAATGGAAGCAAGTTCTAATATGATTAACAGTACAACTGATGAGAACAATCCAAAAGATGCATGCAAGCATATATCTGAAATTTGAAGGGACGATATTGATCCAGATAAATCAGTATGTGAAAATAAAATCTCAATCACAATAGTTTTGTGCTTAATTACGGGAGATCAAAAGATAGATATACTCCTGAGAGTCGGCTCTTGTGTCGAGGCCACTAAAACAAAAAATTGGAAGACTTTATCTCGACCTTTCATGTGACTTCATGGTATTAATCTAAATTAAGCCCTTGATTCCATGTTGAGTAATAATTTTATAGTTTGTGATCACCTTAGAATCATGATAAGAAAGTAGGATTAAGGTGGGCCTTTGAACGCTTCTTTTTAGCTAAACGTCGGGTCATTATCAACCTCTTGAATCGACAGGCTGCTTAAGATAAGGTTGGTGTAtcgagatgagagagagagagagaatccatcACCTGTTTAGTATATTATATCATATTTATACGTATAAATAATCCTTAACTAAGATGAGTAAGCAACTTGATCATATCGCCCTTTTCTTTTCCGGTTAGAAATGCCGGAAGTGATCAGTGTCAATCCAAGCCGCAGCTTTCCACTGCTTACTACGCGAAGCTGGGACTACCTTGATCTTGGTTTTGAACAACCCCAAACCACAGGACTACTTGCAAGAGGCAACTTCGGCGATGGGATCATCATCGGCGTCGTCGACACAGGCAAGCAATCATTACCTTATCGTCATTGAGCTTGCCCGGTCCTACAAAATTTTCTTATATAGGCATTTGGCCGGAATCGAGAAGCTTCGACGACCATGGTTACGGCCCCGTCCCATCCCGTTGGAAAGGAACGTGTGAAGTAGGTCAAAACTTCACCGTCAACCACTGCAACCGCAAGATCATCGGTGCAAGATGGTACGCCGGAGGCGTCGACCCTTCCCTCATCGAAGGAGGCTACCAGTCTCCCCGGGATTCCGAGGGCCACGGAACGCACACGGCTTCCACAGCAGCAGGCTCGTTGGTGAGTGATGCGAGCTTCCATGGTCTGGGCGCCGGCACAGCGAGAGGAGGAGCTCCTCGTGCCCGGCTAGCAATCTACAAGGTATGCTGGGCAGAAGCAGGGTGTCGCGACGCTGCTGTGCTGAAGGCGATAGATGATGCTATCCATGATGGTGTGGACATCTTATCACTCTCACTTGGGCGCTTACTTCACCCAATCTTTCCTTCCATACATGCGGTAGCAAAGGGGATAACTGTGATCTTCTCTGGAGGCAATGATGGTCCCGTCACCCAGACCATTGCTAATGACCTGCCGTGGGCGATCACGGTGGCAGCCAGCACCATTGATCGCTCGTTTCCTACCCTCCTAACCCTCGGAGACAACCGAACCGTGGTGGTGCGAACGTGTAGTTTTCACATACAACTAATACATTTGAAATTTTGCATCTACTTATATTGAATTAATTGTTCATGGTTGCCGCGGCAGGGACAATCCATCCTCTATGAATCCACCGAGGGAGGATTCGAAGAGCTAGCAGATGGTGGGAGGTAACTATAATTCGATTGAATGTTCTTAAAGAAAAGAGTACCTAGTAATGTGCATTTGATCTATTGTTGCAGTTGCTCGCGCGACGGTCTGAATTCGAGTGATGTAGTCGGAAAGATTGTGCTCTGTTACCAGCTTGCCATCGCCTCAAGCTCACCACCCAAGCGACACTTTCCACGGGCTGCTTATAATGTTCAGGAAGCAGGAGGGAAGGGCATTATCTTTGCACAGTACTCCGCCAACATCCTCGACTTCATCGACGTTATTTGCAACGGCACCGTATGCGTCTTTGTTGATTACGAGATCGGCAAACAAATAACAGATTATGTAACGAATACAAGGTCTGCTCAACTCGAGTTCATTTTTCCTAAACAGATCAGAATTTTCTTTTCGGGAATAGTAACCACGAAAGGAAATTGGCAGATCCCCCCTGGTGAAGGTGAGCCTAACGCAGGATATGGTCGGGAGTGGAGTAATGTCGCCCAGGGTCGCAGCTTTCTCGTCGAGAGGGCCGAGTAtattgttcccagatctagtcaaGGCCGGTGCAATTTCTATTATCTACTAGAAGCTCACATGTTTGGTTCTTTTCGATGAACTGGTGTGCTCACCATCACTGCCTTTGGACAGCCCGATATCACAGCTCCCGGAGTCCTTATCCTGGCCGCAGTGAAAGATTCCTATAAGTTTGAGTCTGGAACATCGATGTCTTGTCCCCATGTCTCTGGCGTAGCAGCTCTTCTTAAAGCAGCACATCCCCAGTGGTCTCCTGCTGCCATCAAATCAGCACTCGTCACAACTGGTACGTGGATTTACCATCCTGCTTCTGCATCGTTCCGTAGTTCTTCTCTGTCTGCTTTCCTGATGTTAAAGGAGCATGACAACCTCTGTTTTAAGCTCATACGGCCAATGCATACGGCTTCCCCATAGAAGCAGAGGGAGTTCCTCGAAAGCACGCTGATCCTTTCGACTTTGGCGGCGGTCACATCGATCCTAACAAAGCCGTTGATCCCGGGCTTATTTATGACGTCGATCCCGAAGACTACTTCAAGTTCTTCAACTGCACTTACGGTCCGTCGACCACTTGTGACTTGGTGGACAGTCGGCTGTATCACCTGAATCTGCCCTCCATCTCCATTCCCGACCTGAAGAAGACACCACTAACGGTGCGGAGAACCGTGACCAATGTGGGGGACACGGATTCCATTTACAGGGCAATGGGGGAGTCTCCTCCGGGTGTCAACATGGTGGTCGAGCCTTCTCTTCTTCAATTCAATGCTTCCACGACGACGCACACCTTTGCGGTGACGTTCACGCCGCTTCAGATGGTGCAAGGGGACTTCAACTTCGGAAGCTTGACTTGGATTGATGATGGGAAGCACGCAGTAAGAATTCCTATCGCAGTTCGAGTGATCATTCATGATTCCTTCTCTGATACCTCCTAAGTCTTGTGGAGGTATCCGCTCTACGTCGGGTACTATCGCAATCAATGTTGAAGTCGTATGGGGAATAAAAATTAACGTGTTACGCTGCTTCTGTTATCCAAAAATTGATGCTACTTTTGGTTTAGGCTGTTGTTTTGTACGCTTCAGTATTTAGCATCGACGTACCATATATTGAATTTGATAAGAAGAACGAGTATGATTATCACGTAAAAGGAAGAGTATGATAATGTAAGATATTCTATCTTTtactcaattttttttataactttaaaACTCTATATATTTCATGACCTCATGTTGATATAGtcccaaagatatattatattaattatcctTGAAATAAATCACTCTTTTTTAAGAAATTCTTTCAAAATCAATAATCAATTTGGCTTATCCTTCCATAggtatttaatctattttttctcgTGAACCTCTCTCTTGATGCAATAAATCTCTCTCTTAATACAATTAATCTAACCTctctcttgatgcaatgaaccactCTTACAATTAACGTAACCTCTTTATGATACTTTAATAAGTTTAAGTTTAATTTTAACATTCTCCCtccttaaacttgttccatctaatatcctaagtttctttcaaagttattaaaatattctaaatttaaaagtttttgtAAGTATTTCGGCTATTTGTTCACTTGTCTTGATATGATATAGCTccacttttttatttttgacatgaactcttataaaataaaatcttgtaTTGATATACTTCGATCTTTCATAGTAGATTAGATTTTTGGCTAAGGAAATAGCTGATTTGTTATTAATATAAATCTTGAATGACTTCTCCTATAACATATAAAGACAAACATAAGAAGatgctgctatatattctgcttcataaCTTGATagagtaataatatatttttttttttgaagactaTATGAATATAgtttcaccaaaataaaatacaaatccaatTGTACTCTTTCAATCATCATAGCTTTCGGCTTAATCATTATCACTATATCCGATGAGCTCCAACCTTTTGGatgatgaataaaatatttcatattcgATTGTTCCTTTAATATATCAAAATTCTTTTCGTGATAtttaaatgagatatcttaggagctTCCATATATGTACTTATTAAATTAACTCCAAATAATATATCAGGTCGAGTTCACGT comes from Musa acuminata AAA Group cultivar baxijiao chromosome BXJ3-3, Cavendish_Baxijiao_AAA, whole genome shotgun sequence and encodes:
- the LOC103977921 gene encoding subtilisin-like protease SBT3.5 isoform X1 translates to MGYQHLLSSMLLLLILSSFIQMAALGHTPSSTKLLYIVYMGERQHEDPDLVTTSHHHMLSSVLGSKEEAVSSIVYSYKHGFSGFAAMLTESQADKIAEMPEVISVNPSRSFPLLTTRSWDYLDLGFEQPQTTGLLARGNFGDGIIIGVVDTGIWPESRSFDDHGYGPVPSRWKGTCEVGQNFTVNHCNRKIIGARWYAGGVDPSLIEGGYQSPRDSEGHGTHTASTAAGSLVSDASFHGLGAGTARGGAPRARLAIYKVCWAEAGCRDAAVLKAIDDAIHDGVDILSLSLGRLLHPIFPSIHAVAKGITVIFSGGNDGPVTQTIANDLPWAITVAASTIDRSFPTLLTLGDNRTVVGQSILYESTEGGFEELADGGSCSRDGLNSSDVVGKIVLCYQLAIASSSPPKRHFPRAAYNVQEAGGKGIIFAQYSANILDFIDVICNGTVCVFVDYEIGKQITDYVTNTRSPLVKVSLTQDMVGSGVMSPRVAAFSSRGPSILFPDLVKPDITAPGVLILAAVKDSYKFESGTSMSCPHVSGVAALLKAAHPQWSPAAIKSALVTTAHTANAYGFPIEAEGVPRKHADPFDFGGGHIDPNKAVDPGLIYDVDPEDYFKFFNCTYGPSTTCDLVDSRLYHLNLPSISIPDLKKTPLTVRRTVTNVGDTDSIYRAMGESPPGVNMVVEPSLLQFNASTTTHTFAVTFTPLQMVQGDFNFGSLTWIDDGKHAVRIPIAVRVIIHDSFSDTS
- the LOC103977921 gene encoding subtilisin-like protease SBT3.10 isoform X2, with amino-acid sequence MLTESQADKIAEMPEVISVNPSRSFPLLTTRSWDYLDLGFEQPQTTGLLARGNFGDGIIIGVVDTGIWPESRSFDDHGYGPVPSRWKGTCEVGQNFTVNHCNRKIIGARWYAGGVDPSLIEGGYQSPRDSEGHGTHTASTAAGSLVSDASFHGLGAGTARGGAPRARLAIYKVCWAEAGCRDAAVLKAIDDAIHDGVDILSLSLGRLLHPIFPSIHAVAKGITVIFSGGNDGPVTQTIANDLPWAITVAASTIDRSFPTLLTLGDNRTVVGQSILYESTEGGFEELADGGSCSRDGLNSSDVVGKIVLCYQLAIASSSPPKRHFPRAAYNVQEAGGKGIIFAQYSANILDFIDVICNGTVCVFVDYEIGKQITDYVTNTRSPLVKVSLTQDMVGSGVMSPRVAAFSSRGPSILFPDLVKPDITAPGVLILAAVKDSYKFESGTSMSCPHVSGVAALLKAAHPQWSPAAIKSALVTTAHTANAYGFPIEAEGVPRKHADPFDFGGGHIDPNKAVDPGLIYDVDPEDYFKFFNCTYGPSTTCDLVDSRLYHLNLPSISIPDLKKTPLTVRRTVTNVGDTDSIYRAMGESPPGVNMVVEPSLLQFNASTTTHTFAVTFTPLQMVQGDFNFGSLTWIDDGKHAVRIPIAVRVIIHDSFSDTS